Proteins from a genomic interval of Desulfuribacillus alkaliarsenatis:
- a CDS encoding efflux RND transporter permease subunit, which translates to MKISHISINRPVAITMLVIAIVILGMVSVTKLNVDLYPDLVFPMALVITSYDGASPHEVENLVTRPLEEVLGTIENLKDVQSVSQPGSSQVMIEFNWGTDMDFAVLDIRERVDMVKAMLPEDANDPMVLKLDIGAMPIQMIGLSGGHDIVQLKEVAEDVIKPRLERVPGVASVGITGGKSREIQVVVDPERLNAYGLTLSQVSQTLMSENITLPGGDIEKGTRELYVRMDGEFKSSQDISEVIFHLANGSQIKLKDFAEVKDGFRETKQVTRMNGIASIEINIFKQTDANTVQVSNQVTRALEQLINSGQLPSNMEMTPVFDQAMFIQGTIDTVIRNIIIGGVIALFVLYLFLRNFRSTLVISLAMPFAIIATFTMLYFAGQTLNMMTLGGLALGVGMMVDSAIVVLENIYRHRQLGKGNIEAAKVGASEVGLAVLAASFTTIAVFLPIVFVDGMAAQFFQALGLTVSISIFASLMVALTLIPMLASRLLKVESEQKSRKIIDAFGNLIELLTIKYKGLLRWALSRRKTVVFATLILLIASMVLVPFVGTEFIPVMDMGEMTVDITMPKGTIVDETERITNMIEEYVYGIPELDTVFTTIGASGGMDFSGATVTERANLFVKLVPLHERVRSTSEVVEELRAQVNALDIPDAEIRIREADAMGDMGAPLQIRVQGDDLDILQEIAYVVTEEVKLVDGTREVKHNMEEGRPELLMTFDRERLARYGISNNQIMTTVRTAFQGQVATRLKLAGEEIDVRVIYPEQQRQTITDLEQLSIRSQIGIEVPLYELVSIEEVTGPSQIYRQSQVRQITVESGIHGRDLGSVMNDIRDQLDQLAIPEGYHIIYGGQSEEMMSAFADLLLALILAIILVYIIMAAQFEAFTYPFIIMFSLPATFIGVVVGLFVTGRPLSVTAFIGIIMLAGIVVNNAIVLVDYINRLRAEGMDRNEAILQAGPVRLRPILMTTLTTVLALIPLAIGWGEGAEAQAPMATVVVFGLSFSTLITLVLIPVVYTLFDDLERKVRGWFIKEEGVVK; encoded by the coding sequence AGACCATTAGAAGAAGTGTTAGGAACTATAGAAAACCTCAAAGATGTCCAATCCGTCTCCCAGCCTGGATCGTCCCAGGTAATGATAGAGTTTAATTGGGGGACGGACATGGATTTTGCCGTTTTAGATATTCGTGAGCGGGTTGATATGGTAAAGGCCATGCTGCCTGAAGATGCTAATGACCCGATGGTATTAAAGCTTGATATTGGAGCTATGCCAATTCAGATGATAGGCTTAAGCGGCGGACATGATATTGTACAGCTTAAGGAAGTTGCTGAAGATGTTATTAAGCCACGCCTTGAGCGTGTTCCAGGGGTCGCATCTGTCGGTATTACAGGTGGGAAAAGCCGTGAAATCCAGGTTGTTGTAGACCCAGAGCGCTTAAATGCTTACGGACTTACCCTAAGTCAGGTGTCGCAGACTCTGATGTCAGAGAATATAACCCTGCCTGGGGGCGATATCGAAAAGGGCACCAGGGAATTATACGTCCGTATGGATGGCGAATTTAAGTCATCTCAGGATATTTCTGAAGTCATCTTTCATTTAGCTAATGGCAGTCAGATTAAGCTGAAAGATTTCGCAGAGGTTAAAGATGGTTTTCGTGAAACGAAACAAGTTACACGTATGAATGGAATAGCAAGTATTGAAATTAACATTTTCAAGCAGACTGACGCTAATACTGTGCAAGTTTCCAACCAGGTAACGAGGGCATTAGAGCAGCTTATTAATAGCGGTCAGCTTCCTAGTAATATGGAAATGACACCAGTATTTGACCAAGCGATGTTTATTCAAGGGACAATTGATACGGTAATTCGAAATATCATCATCGGGGGTGTTATTGCCCTATTTGTACTGTATCTGTTCTTGAGAAATTTCCGCAGCACACTTGTTATTAGTTTGGCGATGCCATTTGCGATTATTGCTACATTCACAATGCTTTACTTCGCTGGGCAGACGCTAAATATGATGACACTAGGTGGATTAGCACTCGGTGTCGGAATGATGGTTGATAGTGCGATAGTTGTTTTGGAAAATATTTATCGACATAGACAACTGGGCAAAGGAAATATTGAAGCAGCTAAAGTTGGAGCCAGTGAAGTTGGCCTTGCAGTACTGGCAGCTTCTTTTACGACAATTGCAGTATTTTTACCAATCGTATTCGTCGATGGAATGGCTGCGCAGTTTTTCCAAGCATTAGGGCTGACAGTTTCTATTTCAATTTTTGCATCATTGATGGTTGCTTTAACTTTAATTCCTATGCTAGCATCAAGATTATTGAAGGTTGAATCAGAACAGAAAAGCAGAAAAATTATCGATGCCTTTGGCAATCTAATTGAATTGTTGACTATTAAGTATAAAGGATTACTTCGTTGGGCGTTATCCCGTCGTAAGACTGTTGTTTTTGCAACACTTATTCTATTAATAGCTAGTATGGTTTTAGTACCTTTCGTTGGTACGGAGTTTATCCCTGTGATGGATATGGGCGAAATGACCGTTGATATTACGATGCCTAAGGGAACTATTGTAGATGAGACTGAACGTATAACGAATATGATTGAAGAGTATGTATATGGAATTCCAGAGCTCGACACGGTGTTTACGACCATAGGTGCTAGTGGTGGCATGGATTTTAGCGGTGCTACAGTAACAGAACGGGCCAATCTATTTGTCAAATTAGTTCCTTTACATGAGCGAGTTCGCAGTACTTCAGAGGTAGTTGAAGAGCTACGGGCGCAAGTTAACGCCTTAGACATTCCAGATGCTGAGATTCGTATTAGAGAAGCAGATGCCATGGGTGATATGGGCGCACCACTGCAAATCCGTGTTCAGGGTGATGATCTAGATATATTACAAGAGATTGCCTATGTAGTTACTGAAGAAGTCAAGCTGGTAGATGGAACCCGTGAAGTCAAGCATAATATGGAAGAAGGTAGACCAGAGCTGCTAATGACCTTTGATAGGGAGCGACTAGCACGCTACGGAATTAGTAATAACCAGATTATGACAACGGTTCGTACAGCATTCCAAGGACAGGTGGCAACACGGTTGAAGCTTGCTGGTGAAGAAATTGATGTGCGGGTTATTTATCCAGAGCAGCAACGACAGACTATAACGGACTTAGAGCAGCTAAGTATCCGCTCACAGATTGGTATTGAAGTGCCATTATATGAGTTAGTAAGTATTGAAGAAGTAACGGGTCCTTCTCAAATATACCGTCAAAGCCAGGTGCGTCAGATTACAGTTGAGTCAGGTATCCATGGACGTGACCTTGGAAGTGTAATGAATGATATTAGAGATCAACTAGACCAGCTAGCGATTCCAGAAGGTTATCATATTATATATGGTGGCCAGAGCGAAGAAATGATGTCGGCATTTGCTGACCTATTGTTAGCTTTGATTTTAGCGATTATTCTCGTGTATATCATTATGGCAGCGCAGTTTGAGGCATTTACCTATCCGTTTATTATCATGTTCTCTTTACCAGCTACCTTTATTGGTGTGGTTGTTGGACTGTTTGTAACGGGTCGACCACTAAGTGTTACTGCCTTTATCGGTATCATTATGCTTGCAGGAATTGTTGTTAATAACGCAATTGTACTTGTTGACTATATCAATCGACTGCGTGCAGAGGGAATGGATAGAAATGAAGCGATTTTACAGGCGGGTCCTGTGCGTCTTCGTCCAATCCTTATGACGACCTTAACAACTGTATTGGCATTAATCCCACTTGCAATTGGCTGGGGTGAAGGTGCTGAAGCGCAAGCACCGATGGCGACGGTTGTAGTATTTGGTCTATCATTCTCGACTTTAATTACACTTGTTTTAATTCCTGTCGTATATACCTTGTTTGATGACTTAGAGCGCAAAGTGCGTGGATGGTTCATTAAAGAAGAAGGTGTTGTTAAATGA
- the metK gene encoding methionine adenosyltransferase produces the protein MAEKRRFLFTSESVTEGHPDKMCDQISDAVLDAIFAEDPNARVACETSTTTGLILVAGEITTSCYVDIPKIVRSTIKEIGYNSDFYFDGDTCAVLTAIDEQSPDIAMGVDKALEAKEGLMSDAEIEAIGAGDQGLVFGFACDETEVLMPLPIYLAHNLSRRLSEARKSGQLTYLGPDGKTQVTVEYDGDKPVRIDAIVVSTQHREEVTLEQIKKDIREHVIDPIIPADLIDDNTKFFINPTGRFVIGGPVGDAGLTGRKIIVDTYGGYARHGGGAFSGKDPTKVDRSAAYAARYVAKNIVAAGIATKCEVQIAYAIGVAQPMSVMVDTFGTGKVADEQLTDLVYKHFDLRPAGIIKMLDLRRPIYRNTAAYGHFGRNDLNLPWEKTDKAEILKKEAGI, from the coding sequence ATGGCTGAAAAGCGCAGATTTTTATTTACATCAGAATCAGTAACAGAAGGTCATCCAGATAAAATGTGTGACCAGATTTCTGATGCTGTACTAGATGCAATTTTTGCTGAGGATCCAAATGCTCGTGTTGCTTGTGAAACTTCAACAACTACGGGACTTATTTTAGTAGCAGGTGAAATAACCACATCATGCTATGTAGACATACCAAAAATTGTTCGAAGTACTATTAAAGAAATTGGTTATAATAGCGATTTCTACTTTGATGGTGACACCTGTGCTGTATTGACAGCAATCGATGAGCAATCTCCAGATATCGCTATGGGTGTTGACAAAGCATTAGAAGCAAAGGAAGGCCTAATGTCTGATGCAGAAATCGAGGCGATTGGTGCTGGTGACCAAGGCTTAGTATTTGGTTTTGCTTGTGATGAAACAGAGGTACTTATGCCGCTACCTATATATTTAGCGCACAATTTATCTCGTCGTCTGTCAGAAGCTCGCAAAAGTGGTCAACTAACTTACTTAGGGCCAGACGGTAAGACACAGGTAACTGTTGAATATGATGGGGACAAGCCAGTTCGCATAGATGCTATCGTTGTTTCTACACAGCATAGGGAAGAGGTTACCCTTGAGCAAATTAAGAAAGATATCCGTGAACACGTTATTGACCCAATAATTCCAGCGGATTTAATAGATGATAACACTAAGTTCTTTATTAACCCAACTGGTCGCTTCGTAATTGGTGGGCCAGTAGGAGATGCAGGATTAACAGGCCGTAAGATCATTGTTGATACATATGGAGGCTATGCTCGTCACGGTGGTGGAGCATTCTCTGGTAAGGATCCAACGAAGGTTGACCGTTCCGCGGCATATGCGGCACGTTATGTAGCTAAGAATATTGTAGCAGCAGGTATTGCCACTAAGTGTGAAGTGCAAATCGCTTATGCAATAGGTGTTGCGCAGCCGATGTCAGTAATGGTTGATACATTTGGCACGGGTAAAGTTGCGGATGAGCAACTAACTGATTTAGTGTACAAGCATTTTGACCTACGACCTGCAGGTATCATCAAAATGTTAGATTTACGCCGTCCGATATATAGAAATACAGCAGCCTATGGTCACTTCGGCCGCAACGATTTAAATCTTCCATGGGAAAAGACAGACAAGGCTGAGATATTAAAAAAGGAAGCGGGAATCTAA
- a CDS encoding S8 family serine peptidase — MFISRHARIITTLIMIMMVVAIPLEASHQSLADYKSLNTAASFASSDAYNYEAEPTEKVQDHWHEVIVKWKYGTNPPSIPGTKLVTKDASERLAKLAVDEGISVQDVIAFAQNFSELEYIQPNYRYKLHTAPNDPEYVQQWHHQQINMERAWDIATGNADVVIAVLDTGVDLEHPDLMPNLVPGYNIINPEQPPIDDYGHGTQVAGVLGAVGNNQLDGTGILWHTRIMPIKVLDGSGEGDDFTIGQGIRHAVRNGADIIVLSLGDRLYSKHMEEAVKLAEQEGVLLIAATGNNGSTVNYPAAFPTVLAVGASDANDRVPSYSNFGPEVDVVAPGQGIFTTTMRGQMTYNSGTSMSAPIVAGIAALILKKHPEMEPWQVRQLIRQSAVDISGQNVWNQRSGYGRVDAYQALTVTPTIDIWSPNRTWEQAKEFPQGTNINSALNGVNDIDWFYIDVRHRGKVQVPFTTEYRGISMNWYYYDKQDDQTEGQLVPIIYSPDRTLEPGRYYIRIRVNNWEEIVRSLQQKGVRQSQFETRPLRYRMEHRFEIAADRYEPNNTINQAALIDIFQTERFEQGKPFVLIEGTLHQDGDFDWYKLDLPHPGELSIEVVNSYGRMDPVLTISKTLTTNIRDYDVVDDHAHGAGEFWRGDVSAGEFYFMVADYQLRSHPIPYQVKVTFNPSYEDRWEPNDTRLDAPNIVLNQNIYAFLDGNQDRDWFTFFVEDNSNIKIELTALLPDMVMEEVGLTARVFEATRETPSYIKTVENTRHLVLEETFSQGVYYIQLLRSGNEPSVSRQVPYMLQINNLSAESTPPRLIIEEPVRDQVFSTILVPVSGISDPGALITINNREIRAGLDGSFFTEYLFEGTGIQTLRVKSTNDTGKSIERAIQVTYQPSIIFSDVITPELQQAVYYLTERNIVQGFPDGTFRPNRSLTRGEIVTLILRALNVNIDQEASGLASTPSIRDVDRNHWAFNAMKVAIDRELIIGFADQSLRPDQTVTRAQLAVMLYRAFGEEYEQELDKLQTLESNPIIRYIDVPSGHWAYQDIKKSATLGYLIGFPGQIFLPDQAATRQQVAFALFRFISDYNQ, encoded by the coding sequence ATGTTCATCAGTCGTCACGCTCGCATAATAACTACATTAATTATGATTATGATGGTGGTTGCTATTCCTTTGGAGGCTAGCCATCAGTCTCTTGCTGACTACAAAAGCTTAAACACAGCTGCTAGTTTTGCGAGCTCTGATGCTTATAACTACGAGGCTGAGCCAACAGAGAAGGTTCAAGATCACTGGCATGAGGTTATTGTCAAATGGAAGTACGGTACTAACCCACCATCAATACCTGGCACAAAACTAGTAACCAAAGATGCGAGTGAGCGCTTAGCAAAGCTAGCGGTGGATGAAGGTATATCTGTACAGGATGTAATAGCCTTTGCCCAGAATTTTTCTGAATTAGAATATATTCAACCGAACTATCGCTATAAGCTACATACTGCTCCTAATGATCCTGAATATGTACAGCAATGGCATCACCAGCAGATAAACATGGAGCGAGCTTGGGATATTGCAACTGGAAATGCTGATGTAGTGATAGCAGTATTAGATACTGGCGTAGATTTAGAGCATCCTGATTTAATGCCTAATTTAGTTCCAGGCTACAATATTATAAACCCTGAACAGCCACCTATTGATGATTATGGACATGGAACCCAGGTTGCTGGTGTACTTGGCGCAGTTGGGAACAATCAGCTTGATGGTACGGGGATTTTGTGGCATACACGGATTATGCCGATTAAAGTACTTGATGGCTCAGGTGAGGGTGATGATTTTACCATAGGACAAGGGATTCGTCATGCTGTCCGTAATGGCGCAGATATAATCGTATTGTCTTTAGGTGATAGACTGTACTCTAAGCACATGGAGGAGGCAGTTAAGCTAGCTGAGCAGGAGGGTGTACTGCTAATTGCGGCAACAGGTAATAATGGCTCGACGGTTAACTATCCAGCAGCATTTCCAACGGTTTTAGCTGTCGGTGCTTCAGATGCCAATGACCGTGTTCCAAGCTATAGTAATTTTGGTCCAGAGGTTGATGTTGTTGCGCCGGGGCAGGGGATTTTTACGACAACGATGCGTGGCCAAATGACATATAATAGTGGGACTTCGATGTCAGCACCGATTGTCGCTGGCATAGCAGCTCTTATATTGAAAAAACATCCTGAGATGGAGCCATGGCAGGTAAGGCAGTTAATTCGCCAGTCTGCTGTAGATATATCTGGGCAAAATGTGTGGAATCAGCGCAGTGGTTATGGACGTGTTGATGCTTATCAAGCACTAACAGTAACTCCGACAATTGATATATGGTCGCCAAACCGAACCTGGGAACAGGCTAAGGAATTTCCACAAGGAACTAATATAAACTCTGCCTTAAACGGAGTTAATGATATTGATTGGTTTTATATTGACGTAAGACATCGTGGTAAGGTGCAGGTTCCTTTCACAACAGAATATCGTGGAATCAGCATGAACTGGTACTACTATGACAAACAAGATGATCAAACTGAAGGACAGCTTGTGCCGATTATTTATTCGCCTGATCGCACCCTTGAACCAGGACGTTATTATATCCGAATTAGGGTTAATAATTGGGAAGAGATAGTCCGCTCATTACAGCAAAAAGGCGTACGTCAAAGTCAATTTGAGACTAGGCCGTTAAGATACCGTATGGAACATCGATTTGAAATTGCGGCTGATCGTTATGAGCCTAACAATACGATTAATCAAGCAGCTTTAATAGATATTTTTCAGACGGAGCGCTTTGAACAGGGGAAACCTTTCGTGTTGATTGAGGGGACGCTCCACCAGGATGGAGATTTCGATTGGTATAAGCTTGACTTGCCACATCCAGGTGAATTGTCGATAGAGGTAGTTAATAGTTATGGACGCATGGATCCAGTCTTAACAATTTCCAAAACGCTTACTACAAACATTAGGGATTACGACGTTGTCGATGACCATGCCCATGGAGCTGGAGAGTTCTGGCGAGGTGATGTCAGCGCTGGAGAATTTTATTTCATGGTAGCAGACTACCAGCTACGAAGTCATCCTATCCCTTATCAAGTAAAGGTTACCTTTAACCCTAGTTATGAAGACCGTTGGGAGCCTAACGATACGAGACTGGATGCCCCGAACATTGTTTTAAATCAAAATATCTATGCCTTCTTAGATGGTAATCAAGATCGAGACTGGTTTACGTTCTTTGTCGAAGATAACTCAAATATAAAAATTGAGCTAACAGCCCTATTACCTGATATGGTGATGGAAGAAGTAGGCTTAACGGCACGCGTATTTGAAGCAACAAGAGAAACACCTAGCTATATAAAGACGGTCGAAAATACGCGTCATTTGGTGCTTGAAGAAACATTTTCGCAGGGAGTATATTATATTCAGTTATTAAGAAGTGGCAACGAGCCGTCAGTGAGCCGTCAGGTACCATACATGCTGCAGATAAATAATTTATCCGCAGAGTCAACGCCACCGAGACTGATTATTGAAGAGCCAGTAAGAGACCAGGTTTTTAGCACGATTCTGGTACCGGTATCTGGAATATCAGACCCTGGGGCTTTAATAACAATTAATAACAGAGAAATACGGGCTGGGTTAGATGGGAGCTTTTTCACCGAATATTTATTTGAAGGTACAGGCATACAAACATTAAGGGTAAAATCGACTAATGACACTGGTAAAAGTATAGAGCGAGCAATTCAAGTTACCTATCAGCCTTCAATTATATTTTCCGATGTAATAACGCCTGAGCTGCAACAAGCAGTATATTATTTAACCGAGCGCAATATCGTGCAGGGGTTCCCAGACGGTACCTTTCGACCGAATCGTTCCTTGACTAGGGGAGAAATAGTTACACTGATACTACGTGCATTAAATGTTAATATTGATCAAGAGGCTAGTGGGTTAGCAAGCACACCATCTATTAGGGACGTGGACAGAAATCATTGGGCTTTTAATGCGATGAAGGTTGCGATAGATCGAGAACTTATTATTGGTTTTGCTGATCAATCTTTACGTCCAGATCAAACTGTTACGCGGGCTCAGCTTGCAGTGATGCTGTACCGAGCATTTGGTGAGGAATATGAGCAGGAACTAGACAAACTGCAGACATTAGAATCAAATCCAATTATTAGATATATTGATGTTCCATCAGGACATTGGGCTTATCAGGATATAAAAAAAAGTGCAACATTAGGCTACTTAATAGGTTTTCCAGGTCAAATTTTTTTGCCTGATCAAGCTGCAACAAGGCAACAGGTAGCTTTTGCATTATTTCGGTTTATTTCAGACTATAACCAATAA
- a CDS encoding WecB/TagA/CpsF family glycosyltransferase, whose protein sequence is MKELIPKVRILDIPFSVMGMDETVRYCDELIQSKTPHHIITANPEIVILAQENKELKDIIEAAQLVTCDGTGVVWATQYTDFPAKERVTGFDLTLQLFALCSEKNYSVYFVGAKPEVMEAAINEIKKQWPKLDIVGHHHGYFRVGDEQKTIEDIQTKKPEVLFVALGAPRQEFWISEHLKKLEVPLTIGVGGSFDVLSGTMKRAPEIWQRLHVEWLYRLIKQPSRWRRMLALPKFAYYVLKSKKISANTTK, encoded by the coding sequence ATGAAAGAATTAATCCCAAAGGTACGCATTCTCGATATTCCCTTCTCAGTCATGGGTATGGATGAGACAGTACGATACTGTGATGAATTAATTCAATCGAAGACACCGCACCATATAATAACAGCAAACCCGGAAATCGTCATACTAGCTCAAGAAAATAAAGAGCTTAAGGATATAATAGAGGCAGCCCAGCTTGTTACCTGTGACGGAACAGGTGTAGTATGGGCTACACAATATACAGACTTTCCTGCAAAGGAGCGGGTGACAGGATTTGATTTAACATTACAATTATTCGCACTATGCTCTGAAAAGAACTATTCAGTATATTTTGTAGGAGCTAAACCAGAAGTTATGGAAGCAGCTATTAACGAAATTAAGAAGCAGTGGCCAAAGCTAGATATAGTAGGGCATCATCATGGATATTTTCGCGTTGGCGATGAACAGAAAACTATTGAGGATATTCAAACTAAAAAACCAGAAGTGTTATTTGTCGCATTAGGCGCACCAAGGCAGGAATTCTGGATTTCAGAGCATCTCAAAAAATTAGAGGTTCCACTAACAATTGGAGTTGGTGGTTCCTTTGATGTGTTATCGGGGACCATGAAGCGGGCTCCAGAAATTTGGCAACGCCTTCACGTCGAATGGTTATATCGACTAATTAAGCAGCCAAGTAGGTGGAGGAGGATGCTTGCCCTACCAAAATTTGCGTATTATGTGCTAAAAAGCAAAAAAATAAG
- a CDS encoding TetR/AcrR family transcriptional regulator, with protein MIQGMTKKEVREKKRREQILEAALTVFSENGFHNTKVEEIARVAGIGKGTIYEYFESKADIFKSMLLSIMQKYVEAIEGQFDTSKSSWDNIIGMVDVIFNMLESQTKIHRLIMLEHTVSLEEFTPLILKERAKKIGIINKAIIHGQQTGEFNSDLEPTIVAEVIISSIESVVGTRMIMEQEIDLQTMTEQLQAVYRKILNASP; from the coding sequence ATGATACAAGGCATGACAAAGAAGGAAGTTAGAGAGAAAAAACGCCGAGAGCAAATTCTTGAGGCTGCCCTTACGGTGTTTAGTGAAAATGGCTTTCATAATACTAAGGTTGAAGAAATTGCTCGAGTTGCAGGCATTGGTAAAGGGACAATTTATGAGTATTTCGAAAGCAAGGCGGACATTTTCAAATCGATGCTTTTGTCGATTATGCAAAAGTATGTAGAGGCTATTGAAGGGCAATTTGATACAAGTAAATCTTCTTGGGATAATATTATTGGCATGGTAGACGTGATTTTTAACATGCTTGAGTCGCAAACAAAGATACATCGATTAATTATGCTAGAGCATACCGTTTCCTTAGAAGAATTTACACCACTGATTTTAAAAGAACGGGCAAAAAAAATAGGTATTATCAACAAGGCGATAATACATGGGCAGCAAACTGGTGAATTTAACAGCGATTTAGAACCAACTATTGTAGCTGAGGTAATTATCAGTTCGATAGAATCAGTTGTAGGAACGCGTATGATTATGGAGCAAGAGATTGATTTACAGACAATGACAGAACAGCTACAAGCAGTTTATAGGAAAATACTAAATGCTAGCCCATAG
- a CDS encoding LCP family protein encodes MTRTNGKRKKINKVTLIVLSVVITLGLVIGGTAMWGVNKFRDLAGGMYEPLPNGQDSQSGKQNKAKANELEGFHILILGVDSRDGGAARSDTVMIATVNPHLEEIMLTSLPRDTYVAVQGRGNTKLNHAMAYGGVPLAKETVERFLGIKVDHYLTIDFNGFQDAIDVLGGVYIDVERPMRYYDPTDGTNINIRAGYQLLDGKNALDYVRYRSDAEADFGRIRRQQDFIRAVAERATTFTQVTRVIPFVESASKGVRTDIHPSNIEALVRKFFGVRGTSIHSMEIESRSYIGTDGLWYVEIKQAERNRIGRALDEFKNKKPDKALMEQNNSQKNDQESAASA; translated from the coding sequence ATGACAAGAACTAATGGGAAACGAAAAAAAATAAATAAAGTAACACTGATAGTTTTAAGTGTGGTAATAACCCTAGGGTTAGTAATTGGTGGAACAGCTATGTGGGGAGTTAATAAGTTTAGAGATTTAGCAGGAGGTATGTACGAACCACTACCAAATGGTCAAGATTCACAATCAGGCAAACAAAATAAAGCAAAAGCCAATGAATTAGAAGGATTTCATATATTGATACTTGGTGTTGATTCTCGTGATGGAGGAGCCGCTAGGTCTGATACAGTTATGATAGCAACTGTAAACCCTCATTTGGAGGAAATTATGTTGACGTCACTTCCTCGTGATACCTATGTAGCAGTGCAAGGTAGAGGTAATACAAAGCTTAATCATGCTATGGCATACGGAGGTGTGCCCCTAGCAAAGGAAACAGTAGAACGTTTTCTAGGTATAAAAGTTGATCATTATTTGACAATAGATTTCAATGGCTTCCAGGATGCCATTGATGTCCTTGGTGGAGTATATATCGATGTGGAAAGACCGATGCGCTATTACGACCCAACAGATGGTACGAATATAAATATCAGAGCAGGTTATCAACTGCTAGATGGCAAGAATGCCTTAGACTACGTGCGTTATCGCAGTGATGCGGAAGCGGATTTTGGACGAATTCGCAGGCAGCAGGACTTTATTCGTGCAGTAGCAGAGCGCGCAACAACTTTTACCCAAGTTACAAGGGTTATTCCGTTTGTAGAATCAGCTAGTAAAGGTGTCCGTACAGATATTCATCCTTCAAATATCGAGGCGCTTGTAAGAAAGTTTTTTGGAGTCCGTGGTACTTCTATTCACTCTATGGAGATTGAGAGCAGAAGTTATATAGGAACTGATGGACTATGGTACGTGGAAATCAAGCAAGCAGAACGAAACCGTATTGGCAGAGCCCTAGATGAATTTAAAAATAAAAAGCCAGACAAAGCTTTGATGGAACAAAACAACAGTCAGAAAAATGATCAAGAAAGTGCAGCCAGTGCATAA
- the csaB gene encoding polysaccharide pyruvyl transferase CsaB, with translation MPRILISGYYGFNNTGDDTVLEGIITALQQEYKRSSNTGNLELAVLSNQPKITSELFKIEAYNRWSLKEIRKQLRACDLLIMGGGSLLQDVTSPRSVIYYLGIAWLAKRFGKPIAFYAQGIGPINHSISKYLMKYIANKVDIITVRDYKSLLELQNMGIHTPPMYLTADPALAMDPKQIDLTIGENIFKKYGLIPKKDKIAAISIRIWRKERAYLQSVAKTADTLIEQGWKVVFIPMHHPMDIAPSQELIGKMQYRNQAILIDKKHMNYREVISMIGNVDFMIGMRLHAVILAGILGVPFTAISYDPKIDRFVESLDYPTPQHVENLDYDMLMQDIEHKIENLESAQRYIKEKIEEVKSVALKSADLALGLLEE, from the coding sequence ATGCCACGCATATTAATTTCAGGATATTATGGGTTTAATAACACTGGTGACGACACCGTCTTAGAGGGTATTATAACCGCCCTACAGCAGGAATATAAACGTAGCTCTAATACAGGCAACCTTGAGTTAGCTGTGCTATCGAACCAGCCAAAGATTACATCTGAGTTGTTTAAAATTGAGGCTTATAATCGATGGTCACTCAAAGAAATCCGCAAGCAACTACGAGCCTGTGATTTACTTATTATGGGCGGTGGCAGCTTACTACAAGACGTCACAAGTCCGCGGAGTGTTATATATTACTTGGGGATTGCCTGGCTCGCAAAACGATTCGGCAAACCTATAGCCTTCTACGCACAGGGTATAGGGCCAATTAATCATTCAATAAGTAAGTATTTAATGAAATACATAGCTAACAAGGTCGACATAATAACTGTTAGGGACTATAAATCTTTACTTGAGCTACAAAACATGGGGATTCACACGCCACCTATGTATCTTACAGCAGACCCTGCGCTAGCCATGGATCCAAAACAGATAGACCTCACAATTGGTGAAAACATTTTCAAAAAATACGGTTTAATACCTAAAAAAGATAAAATTGCTGCAATTTCTATTCGAATTTGGCGAAAAGAACGGGCCTATTTGCAATCGGTTGCAAAGACAGCAGATACATTGATTGAACAAGGCTGGAAGGTCGTATTTATACCTATGCACCACCCAATGGATATCGCTCCATCCCAGGAGTTAATCGGGAAAATGCAGTACCGTAATCAAGCTATTTTAATTGACAAAAAACATATGAATTATCGTGAAGTTATTAGTATGATTGGTAACGTTGACTTTATGATTGGCATGCGCCTACACGCAGTAATTTTAGCAGGGATTCTTGGAGTTCCTTTTACCGCAATCTCCTATGACCCAAAAATAGACCGATTTGTAGAGAGTTTAGATTATCCAACTCCACAACACGTGGAAAACTTAGACTATGATATGTTAATGCAGGATATCGAACATAAGATTGAAAATCTAGAGTCAGCGCAGCGATATATAAAAGAAAAAATTGAAGAAGTTAAGTCCGTAGCTCTTAAAAGTGCGGATTTGGCGCTGGGGTTGCTCGAGGAGTAG